The window GCGGTCACGACAGTGATCTCTTCAAGGCCATGAACGTGTTTTCCTACATCACGTTCCGCGCCATCTGCGCCGCTGCGACCGCGTTTCTCATCTCGATCATTTGCGGCAGCTGGGTCATCCGCAAATTGATCTCGCTGAAATTTGGCCAGCCCGTGCGCAGCAAGGAAGAGGTGCACAAGCTGTACGAACTGCACGGCGCCAAGAAGGGCACGCCGACGATGGGCGGCCTGCTCATCATCGGCTCGATCGTCATCTCGGTGGCACTCTGGGCCAAGCCCGAGAATCCCTACGTGTGGATCGTGATGTTCAGCACTCTATTCCTCGGCGCGATCGGATTTTACGACGATTGGTTGAAGGTCACGAAGAAGAGCTCCGCGGGCATCAGCAGCCGGCAGAAGTTTCTGCTCCAGTGTATCCTCGCTGCGGCCTTTGCAGCGTTCTTCCTCTTCTCGCCCGACCCGAAGGTGCGCGAGATGGCGACGAAGCTCTATATCCCCTTCATGAAGGATCCGCTGATCTTCAGCATCCCGATCCTCATCCCGATTTTCTACCTACTCGTGATCGTGGGCACGTCCAATGCAGTGAACCTCACCGACGGACTCGACGGACTCGCCACAGGCTGCACGGCAACAGTGGCCTCGGCCTATGCGCTGCTGGCTTATCTCGCAGGCAATGTGAAGGCGGCGGAGTATCTGCAGATTCCCTTTGTCACCTACTC of the Terrimicrobium sacchariphilum genome contains:
- the mraY gene encoding phospho-N-acetylmuramoyl-pentapeptide-transferase; this encodes MLSYLANLSEWALKSGHDSDLFKAMNVFSYITFRAICAAATAFLISIICGSWVIRKLISLKFGQPVRSKEEVHKLYELHGAKKGTPTMGGLLIIGSIVISVALWAKPENPYVWIVMFSTLFLGAIGFYDDWLKVTKKSSAGISSRQKFLLQCILAAAFAAFFLFSPDPKVREMATKLYIPFMKDPLIFSIPILIPIFYLLVIVGTSNAVNLTDGLDGLATGCTATVASAYALLAYLAGNVKAAEYLQIPFVTYSGELTIVCAALLGACLGFLWWNAHPAKVFMGDTGSLAIGGMLGAVAICAKQELLLVIVGGVFVIEAMSVILQVASFKLTGKRIIKMSPLHHHFELSGWKENTVIVRFWIMSVICALLGLATLKLR